In Candidatus Latescibacterota bacterium, one DNA window encodes the following:
- a CDS encoding DUF4388 domain-containing protein, translating into MDLGGDLRVLDPSMIFQVSALCALTGRLKLITVDNVASFFFRNGELLYATIDTQRKKIGEFLIENNFISEEQLDEALVEYRNIEGRDRIGNILLRRGFLEREALVSAMQEQMKEVVYEVLPWKEGQFVFFNLVEPMDEDILLDVRVDHLILEGLRRMDEAGMDNSENA; encoded by the coding sequence ATGGATCTTGGTGGAGATCTGAGGGTACTCGATCCGTCGATGATCTTCCAGGTATCGGCGCTTTGTGCATTGACTGGCCGACTGAAACTGATCACTGTCGATAATGTAGCCAGCTTTTTTTTCAGAAATGGAGAGCTTCTCTACGCGACAATAGATACACAAAGAAAGAAGATAGGGGAATTCCTCATCGAAAACAATTTCATTTCGGAAGAACAACTCGATGAAGCGCTCGTTGAATATAGAAATATCGAGGGCAGGGATAGAATAGGAAATATACTTCTGCGGAGGGGATTCCTGGAACGTGAAGCTCTCGTATCCGCCATGCAGGAGCAGATGAAGGAAGTAGTTTACGAGGTCTTGCCCTGGAAAGAAGGCCAGTTCGTATTCTTTAACCTCGTCGAACCGATGGATGAAGATATTCTTCTTGATGTCAGGGTCGATCATCTGATTCTGGAAGGCCTAAGGAGGATGGACGAGGCTGGAATGGATAATTCGGAAAATGCGTAA
- a CDS encoding CDP-alcohol phosphatidyltransferase family protein, translating into MMDSGADMIDVGKAGKGLRKSVLLFMTCTLVVLLGVSGLAGRLSGWRVALDLFVYTAPLVILFSIFAYSRPSLFQRPSGQVVSKFELSNVLTTLRIFLVPPMLVLLSHGMNFWAFAIYAVILLTDVGDGHAARKLGQETRFGRMLDPFADIASTMAIFSWLWLKGAVPGWLYFLLVLRYSELFFGILYLSAVRRLPELQATMAGKTAGVVQGLGILTLVLHRIKPGIIYNNVVEMVIFPILALAFISTIVSQTVIGVRAAGSDRMETGGK; encoded by the coding sequence ATGATGGATAGTGGTGCCGATATGATAGATGTGGGCAAGGCAGGAAAGGGACTAAGGAAGTCTGTACTCCTCTTCATGACCTGTACGCTAGTCGTTCTTCTTGGCGTCTCCGGTCTTGCTGGCAGACTATCAGGCTGGCGTGTAGCCTTGGACCTCTTTGTGTATACTGCTCCTCTAGTAATCCTGTTTTCGATTTTTGCATATTCCAGGCCAAGCTTGTTTCAGAGACCTTCGGGGCAGGTGGTATCAAAATTCGAGCTTTCAAATGTCCTGACGACATTGCGGATCTTTCTTGTTCCTCCAATGCTCGTGTTGTTAAGCCATGGTATGAATTTCTGGGCCTTTGCGATCTACGCGGTGATACTTCTTACAGATGTAGGTGATGGTCATGCCGCCAGGAAGTTAGGACAGGAAACCAGATTTGGACGGATGCTTGATCCATTCGCTGATATTGCTTCGACTATGGCGATATTTTCATGGTTGTGGTTGAAAGGCGCAGTACCCGGATGGTTGTATTTTCTACTTGTATTGCGTTATTCAGAGTTATTTTTCGGTATATTATATCTATCGGCTGTACGACGTCTTCCCGAGTTGCAGGCTACTATGGCGGGGAAGACTGCCGGTGTCGTTCAGGGGCTCGGTATACTGACACTTGTTCTGCATAGGATCAAGCCCGGTATTATTTACAATAATGTTGTCGAAATGGTCATATTTCCTATTCTGGCTCTTGCTTTTATTTCCACGATCGTATCACAGACTGTCATTGGAGTGAGGGCGGCCGGATCGGATAGAATGGAAACGGGAGGTAAATGA
- a CDS encoding S8 family serine peptidase — protein MTENRFRSKIIRTILILAFVMLPSWSIEGYTSENVESNSTHGFSETLRDVVAGLDDEDVVAVWVFFDDNPTSSGFMKSNMSGPEPVSSRARWRTSVRGRSSSDSKVLKALPEERVQEVRNLVSRIRHISKYFNAVSVDVVVKDIELLLDLDFVIDVSVVRKYERSATVPNLDEVGNRSVDMLSDPWFTKYGESLEQLAMTGSSDLLEAGYNGSGTVLERDPVLICVMDTGFNLDHEAFDLLDILIEYDFVDYDSVTAQEESDFPGQAGHGTIVLGVIAGYHHGDLIGPAWGARYILAKTEIVGQEIEIEEDKWVAGIEWADSIGADIVTTSIGYSDWYNWASMDGETALCTIAAEIAVSRGIVVVNAIGNYGRYGDPSLIAPADGRNVIAVGALHRYGEIANFSSGGPTADGRIKPDLVARGVDVHSVANESVSGYDQHNGTSFAAPLIAGLCAQLIEIHPEWDPGTLLGELKTSASRSNDPDNDYGYGIPSGSVASGLSSETETSGILFQSGYPNPFSRNIRFDIFLPEWESVDLRIYNCAGELVATLLDYYPLKWGKSIVWDGCNRSGARVASGVYFARFVSDSTSKTIKVVYLKP, from the coding sequence ATGACGGAAAATCGATTTAGAAGTAAGATCATCCGCACGATACTTATCCTCGCATTCGTCATGTTACCTTCATGGTCGATCGAAGGGTATACATCGGAAAATGTCGAGTCGAATTCAACGCACGGGTTTTCCGAAACTCTTCGAGATGTTGTAGCAGGTCTTGATGATGAGGATGTTGTAGCTGTATGGGTCTTTTTCGATGATAACCCCACAAGCAGTGGTTTTATGAAAAGTAATATGTCTGGTCCTGAGCCGGTCTCATCGCGAGCGAGGTGGAGAACATCGGTCAGGGGGAGGAGCTCATCGGATTCGAAGGTATTGAAAGCTCTCCCGGAAGAAAGAGTACAGGAGGTCAGAAACCTGGTATCCAGGATCCGTCACATATCGAAATATTTCAATGCTGTAAGTGTTGATGTGGTGGTGAAAGATATCGAATTGCTCCTTGATCTTGATTTTGTCATCGATGTCAGTGTTGTTCGAAAATATGAGCGTTCTGCCACAGTTCCGAATCTGGATGAGGTTGGGAATCGTTCGGTTGATATGCTATCCGATCCGTGGTTTACAAAATATGGGGAGAGCCTTGAACAACTTGCGATGACTGGGTCATCCGATCTTCTTGAGGCAGGGTACAACGGATCCGGCACAGTGCTCGAAAGAGATCCTGTACTGATTTGCGTGATGGATACAGGATTTAATCTCGATCATGAGGCATTCGATTTATTGGATATCCTGATTGAATATGATTTCGTCGACTACGATTCGGTGACAGCTCAGGAGGAGAGTGATTTTCCCGGTCAGGCTGGACACGGCACTATAGTTCTGGGAGTGATTGCGGGTTATCATCATGGAGATCTCATAGGCCCAGCCTGGGGCGCACGATATATTCTTGCAAAGACGGAGATCGTTGGCCAGGAGATAGAGATCGAAGAAGATAAATGGGTTGCTGGAATCGAATGGGCGGACAGCATTGGTGCAGATATAGTTACGACCTCGATTGGATATAGTGACTGGTACAATTGGGCGTCCATGGATGGGGAAACTGCCCTATGCACGATCGCTGCCGAGATTGCTGTCTCAAGGGGAATCGTTGTCGTAAACGCTATAGGTAATTATGGAAGGTATGGTGATCCTTCTCTCATAGCTCCAGCGGACGGCCGAAATGTGATAGCGGTCGGCGCTCTTCACCGATATGGTGAGATAGCTAATTTCAGTTCTGGAGGCCCCACCGCAGACGGGAGAATCAAGCCGGACCTCGTAGCTCGAGGTGTCGACGTCCATTCTGTCGCAAATGAAAGCGTCTCAGGCTATGATCAGCATAACGGCACCTCTTTTGCTGCTCCGCTTATAGCAGGGCTCTGTGCCCAATTGATCGAGATCCATCCGGAATGGGATCCCGGCACTCTACTTGGTGAACTCAAGACCTCTGCTTCAAGATCGAATGATCCTGACAATGATTATGGATATGGGATCCCTTCGGGATCGGTAGCTTCAGGGCTTTCATCAGAAACGGAAACATCAGGCATTCTGTTTCAATCAGGTTATCCGAATCCTTTCAGTAGAAATATCCGGTTCGACATCTTTTTGCCAGAGTGGGAGTCCGTTGACCTCAGGATCTATAATTGTGCTGGTGAACTGGTAGCTACCCTTCTTGACTATTATCCTTTAAAATGGGGGAAGAGTATCGTTTGGGACGGGTGTAACAGGTCTGGTGCGAGGGTTGCCAGCGGAGTATACTTCGCCAGATTCGTCTCGGATTCTACATCGAAGACTATAAAAGTAGTTTATCTGAAGCCATGA
- a CDS encoding DUF4438 domain-containing protein, with the protein MLRTNKQYLIVQSVLGAISQPRMALKNPYLVDSAGNAHIVPGTGGITYNVSVGDSALDFRGDHVEPGVSLGVVSGMDINAGGGLSVLTCVGNEVRVVSGDAVGCKGIVTGKHGGVEHVLIDFPASTLEKLVVGDKVQIKAFGQGLEIKGFAGLHFMNLDPTFLVRMNITTQKNQLIVPVTHVIPASVMGSGLGSRHSYSGDYDIQLPDREAIQKFGLQNLRIGDIIAINDADCRFGRTIRNGAMTIGIVVHGSCITNGHGPGVTVLMTTAKKLIVPKMEESANIAEYLNIGTARKRSRAPQRRRRR; encoded by the coding sequence ATGTTGAGGACAAACAAACAGTATCTTATCGTTCAGTCAGTGCTGGGAGCGATCTCGCAGCCCCGGATGGCACTAAAAAATCCATATCTTGTCGATTCAGCCGGGAATGCTCATATAGTTCCTGGAACTGGCGGGATAACATATAATGTCTCAGTCGGCGATTCTGCGCTTGATTTTCGTGGTGACCATGTCGAGCCAGGGGTGAGTCTGGGTGTGGTTTCCGGGATGGATATCAATGCCGGAGGAGGACTGAGTGTATTGACCTGTGTCGGAAACGAAGTCAGAGTAGTAAGTGGAGATGCGGTCGGGTGCAAGGGCATCGTAACCGGAAAACACGGGGGAGTGGAGCATGTACTTATTGATTTTCCTGCTTCTACTCTCGAAAAACTTGTCGTGGGGGACAAGGTACAGATCAAAGCTTTTGGACAGGGATTGGAGATCAAGGGTTTTGCTGGTTTGCACTTTATGAATCTTGACCCGACTTTCCTCGTAAGAATGAATATCACTACTCAAAAAAACCAGTTGATAGTTCCAGTCACTCATGTGATCCCGGCCTCTGTTATGGGAAGTGGTCTCGGATCACGGCACAGTTACAGTGGAGACTACGATATACAGTTGCCCGACAGGGAGGCAATTCAAAAATTTGGCCTTCAAAACCTGAGGATAGGCGATATCATCGCTATCAACGACGCGGATTGCCGTTTTGGGAGAACGATAAGGAATGGAGCGATGACGATCGGAATTGTCGTTCATGGTTCATGTATAACGAACGGTCATGGACCTGGAGTAACGGTTCTGATGACCACCGCAAAAAAACTTATTGTACCAAAGATGGAGGAATCGGCGAATATCGCCGAATACCTGAACATTGGGACAGCAAGAAAACGAAGCAGGGCACCTCAGAGACGACGTAGAAGATAG
- the ppdK gene encoding pyruvate, phosphate dikinase — translation MSSQNVYFFGGGKADGNAGMKDLLGGKGANLAEMAGIGIPVPAGFTITTEVCTWFYENKGEYPPSLQEEVNGKLASIEDVMGAKFGNIDAPLLLSIRSGAQVSMPGMMDTVLNLGLNDDTVKGLVKKSGDERFAYDCYRRFIQMYGDVVLGMKPESKEDSAPFEEILEQKKVEAGVEQDVELSVSDLKDLIKKYKAIIKSRLGIDFPVDPLEQLWEAIGAVFNSWNNDRAITYRRLNDIPGGLGTAVNVQAMVFGNLGDDSGTGVAFTRDPSTGKNVFYGEYLLKAQGEDVVAGIRTPQPINRLQKGNRDLPSLDVEMPELYLSLEKIRAQLEDHYSDMQDLEFTIQNGRLWLLQTRTGKRTGFAAIRIAIDMVREGKISREEAIKRIDPEQLNQFLRPIFDPEGKKRAIAKGNLIATGINAGPGGATGKVVFHAEDAEEWARSGEEIILVRKETSPEDIRGMSVAAGILTSTGGSTSHAALVGRQMGKVCVVGANTLRIDYRSRTIEAEGKTINEGDFISLDGMTGEVFCGQIETRPSEVLQVLIDKTMDAGDSEIYRDYKELMGWADDIRRMGVRANADRSDQSAHAIAFGAEGIGLCRTEHMFFEGDRIDYFRQMILASDASGRKKALEKLLPMQRSDFRAIFEIMGERPVTIRTLDPPLHEFLPQEEKEIEALARMMGIKYEVIKEKIDSLKESNPMLGHRGCRLGIVYPEITEMQARAIIEAACDMVVDGGNPHPEIMIPLVGTVSELKSQEGIVRRVADEVREEKGVDLNFLVGTMIEIPRAALTADEIASTAEFFSFGTNDLTQTTFGLSRDDASKFLGDYLAKGIWDADPFQKLDRKGVGSLVRIGIEKGREIKPDLKIGICGEHGGEPSSIEFCEKIGMDYVSCSPFRVPIAILAAAQATMNNNDG, via the coding sequence TTGAGCAGTCAGAACGTGTATTTCTTCGGTGGAGGGAAGGCGGATGGTAACGCCGGGATGAAAGACCTTCTTGGCGGAAAAGGAGCCAATCTTGCGGAAATGGCTGGGATAGGTATCCCGGTTCCTGCCGGATTTACGATAACTACCGAAGTATGTACATGGTTCTATGAAAATAAAGGGGAATATCCACCATCTCTTCAGGAAGAAGTAAACGGGAAACTTGCCTCAATCGAAGATGTTATGGGGGCAAAGTTCGGCAATATCGATGCCCCACTTCTGTTATCGATCCGGTCGGGAGCACAGGTCAGTATGCCGGGTATGATGGATACTGTCCTGAATCTGGGATTGAACGACGATACAGTGAAGGGGCTTGTGAAGAAAAGTGGTGACGAGAGATTCGCTTACGATTGTTACCGACGGTTCATTCAGATGTACGGGGATGTCGTTCTGGGGATGAAACCGGAATCGAAAGAAGACAGTGCTCCATTCGAAGAGATCCTGGAGCAGAAGAAAGTCGAAGCAGGAGTGGAACAGGATGTTGAACTGTCCGTATCCGATCTGAAGGATTTGATAAAGAAATATAAGGCGATCATAAAATCCAGACTCGGAATTGATTTTCCAGTCGACCCCCTTGAGCAGTTATGGGAAGCGATCGGGGCAGTATTCAATTCATGGAACAATGACAGGGCGATCACATACAGAAGGTTGAATGATATTCCCGGAGGGTTGGGGACGGCGGTTAATGTTCAGGCAATGGTATTTGGTAATCTGGGAGATGATTCAGGTACAGGAGTGGCATTTACCAGAGATCCATCTACAGGAAAGAACGTTTTTTATGGAGAGTACCTGTTGAAAGCTCAGGGAGAAGATGTAGTGGCTGGTATCAGGACTCCACAACCGATCAACAGGTTGCAGAAAGGTAACCGCGATCTTCCCTCTCTGGATGTGGAGATGCCGGAGCTGTATCTGAGCCTGGAGAAGATAAGGGCTCAGCTGGAGGATCATTATTCGGATATGCAGGACCTGGAATTCACAATTCAGAACGGCAGGTTATGGTTGCTTCAGACAAGGACAGGAAAGAGGACCGGGTTTGCCGCTATACGTATAGCTATCGATATGGTCAGGGAAGGAAAGATCTCCCGGGAGGAAGCGATAAAACGAATAGACCCCGAACAGCTTAATCAATTTCTGCGACCGATATTCGATCCGGAAGGAAAGAAAAGAGCAATAGCAAAGGGCAACCTGATTGCAACGGGAATTAACGCCGGCCCGGGAGGAGCGACTGGAAAAGTCGTGTTTCATGCCGAGGACGCCGAGGAATGGGCACGAAGTGGTGAAGAGATAATACTGGTCAGGAAAGAGACAAGCCCTGAAGATATTCGCGGTATGAGTGTGGCTGCCGGGATTCTTACTTCCACCGGTGGATCTACATCCCATGCGGCACTGGTAGGAAGACAAATGGGGAAAGTGTGTGTCGTCGGAGCAAATACTTTGAGGATAGATTACAGAAGCAGGACGATCGAGGCTGAGGGAAAAACGATAAATGAGGGAGATTTCATCTCTTTAGATGGTATGACGGGTGAGGTGTTCTGCGGGCAGATAGAGACCAGGCCTTCCGAAGTGTTACAGGTTTTGATCGACAAGACTATGGATGCTGGAGATTCCGAGATATACAGGGATTATAAAGAATTGATGGGCTGGGCGGACGATATAAGAAGAATGGGCGTGCGCGCTAACGCGGACCGTTCGGACCAGTCAGCACATGCGATAGCGTTTGGTGCAGAGGGAATAGGTTTGTGCCGGACGGAGCACATGTTCTTCGAAGGTGACAGGATAGACTATTTCAGGCAGATGATTCTGGCATCGGATGCATCTGGAAGAAAAAAGGCACTGGAAAAACTGCTTCCCATGCAGAGGAGTGATTTCAGGGCGATCTTCGAAATAATGGGTGAGAGGCCTGTGACGATAAGGACTCTGGACCCTCCTTTACATGAGTTCCTGCCGCAGGAAGAGAAAGAAATAGAAGCACTCGCGAGGATGATGGGGATAAAATATGAAGTCATAAAAGAGAAAATAGATTCGCTGAAGGAATCGAACCCAATGCTCGGGCACAGGGGGTGCAGGCTGGGAATCGTTTATCCCGAGATAACCGAAATGCAGGCGAGGGCCATCATTGAAGCCGCCTGTGATATGGTAGTGGATGGAGGGAATCCGCATCCGGAAATAATGATCCCACTCGTTGGAACTGTCTCCGAATTGAAATCGCAGGAAGGGATCGTGAGGCGGGTGGCTGATGAGGTCCGTGAAGAGAAGGGAGTGGATCTGAACTTCCTGGTGGGGACCATGATAGAGATTCCGCGGGCTGCGCTCACTGCGGACGAGATCGCATCGACAGCGGAATTCTTTTCCTTCGGAACAAACGATCTCACTCAGACTACATTTGGACTCAGCCGTGATGATGCAAGTAAGTTTCTCGGGGATTATCTGGCCAAGGGTATCTGGGATGCGGACCCGTTTCAGAAGCTTGACAGAAAGGGAGTTGGAAGTCTCGTGCGGATAGGGATAGAAAAAGGTCGCGAAATAAAACCCGATCTTAAGATAGGTATCTGTGGAGAACATGGTGGAGAACCCAGCTCGATCGAATTCTGTGAGAAGATCGGAATGGATTATGTGAGTTGTTCTCCCTTCAGAGTACCGATAGCGATATTGGCGGCGGCTCAAGCAACTATGAATAATAATGATGGATAG